The following proteins are co-located in the Clostridia bacterium genome:
- the truA gene encoding tRNA pseudouridine(38-40) synthase TruA, translating into MNNRRNFKLTLAYEGTKFHGFQIQKDTGLPTIQESVEKALFDLTNEEIRIMGAGRTDAGVHALGQVINFFSSTKIPVEKLPLALNTLLPPAIVVLDAQIVPPDFKAPFQAQNKTYLYQFYNQPLRSPFWRRYAYHVPFPLNLTAMQLAAQFLVGEHNFKAFCAQGATVKSYTRTIFACSLEQDLPLIKLWVTGNGFLYNMVRILAGTILEVGQGKRQPEEIKDLLAEGERKFAGPTLPPQGLFLYQVTYPY; encoded by the coding sequence ATGAATAACAGACGTAATTTTAAATTAACTTTGGCTTATGAAGGTACTAAATTTCATGGTTTCCAAATTCAAAAAGATACAGGTTTACCTACTATCCAAGAAAGTGTGGAAAAGGCTCTTTTCGATTTAACCAATGAAGAAATAAGGATCATGGGGGCAGGTAGGACAGATGCTGGAGTACATGCCTTAGGTCAAGTAATTAATTTTTTTAGTAGTACTAAAATACCGGTGGAAAAATTACCTTTAGCTTTAAATACACTATTGCCTCCGGCAATAGTTGTCTTAGATGCTCAAATAGTTCCCCCGGATTTTAAGGCCCCTTTTCAGGCTCAAAACAAAACCTATCTTTATCAATTTTATAATCAGCCGCTTCGCAGTCCCTTTTGGCGGCGTTATGCTTATCATGTGCCATTTCCTTTAAATTTAACGGCTATGCAGTTAGCTGCCCAGTTTTTAGTTGGAGAACATAATTTTAAGGCTTTTTGTGCACAGGGGGCGACAGTCAAAAGTTATACCCGTACAATTTTTGCTTGTTCTTTGGAACAGGATCTCCCTTTAATTAAGCTGTGGGTAACCGGAAATGGTTTTTTATATAATATGGTGCGTATTTTGGCTGGCACTATTTTGGAAGTGGGACAGGGTAAACGCCAACCAGAGGAAATAAAAGATTTATTGGCTGAAGGGGAGCGCAAATTTGCGGGTCCAACATTGCCTCCTCAAGGGTTATTTCTCTATCAGGTAACTTATCCATATTGA